The sequence ACCTTATTGGTTCCGTTAGCTAAAGGTTAAAAGTCTATGTGAGTATTCTAAATCATGCCAAGAGAAAAAGTTGTTCGTGTCTGGGATGAGCGAGAGATAGTGTATCCTCCGAAAAGATGGCGCTATTTGTGGGAAAAGCGAGAGAAAGCGTTGCAGATTATGGAACGCTTAGCTCAGTTTGACCCTCACGTTTATGGAAGCGTTGCGAGGGGAGATGTTAGGAAAGATAGCGATATCGATATTGTTATTCCTTACAAAGTGCCAAGCTATCTAATTGAGCTTGCTCTTGAAGGGATACCAATTCAAGCGAGAAGAATTGTTATGGCAACCCCTTGGCATCTTATAAAGGGCCATATTGAAATTGACGAAGAAACAACTGTAACATTCTTTTTGACAAATCCAACAGATAAAGAGTTGGAATTCTACAAATGGGGTGGAATGGTTGATATCTGGGGAGTAAAAACCAAGCAGAGGGTTCCAGGAGTTAATAAAAAGCTGATTTTGATTATTCCGACAGAAAAGGGACATATTGAGAGAGAGGTTGTTGGAAGGGAAAGCGAGGTTGCAAAGATTTTAGGAGTTAGTGTGGAGCTTGTTAAGGAGAGAGTGCACATCCTAACTAGGAGAGATGCAATTGGAAGGACAGGAATTTACCTCAACGAAGAAGTCCCAGACTGGATGAGCTTTGAGGAAGCCTTAAAGATGATAGCTGACAGAGACCCGAACATTAGGAGGAAAGTCAGGGAGAGCGGAGGAATTTAAAGTAGCGCAATAGCCCTAACTGGACTTCCGGAGCCGTTTTTAATTTTAAGCGGAAATGCAATGAAAGTAAAGTTTTTCCCAATCAGCTTTTCAAGGTTTGTCAAGTTTTCAAAAATTGGAATCTCAGCAGAGAGAAGAGTTCTATGGACTTCTTCGTTACCAATGCTCATTCCATCGGTTCCAACAGCTTTAACCCTAGCATTGACTAAAAACTCAGCAAGTTCTACACTTAGCTCTCTACCTCCAGAATAAAATAGTACAATCTTGCCTTCTAAATCTGTTTTAGGGACTTCTTCAATAGTTATCTCACCTTGACCGTCAGAAGTGTCAATAAC is a genomic window of Thermococcus sp. M39 containing:
- a CDS encoding nucleotidyltransferase domain-containing protein; amino-acid sequence: MPREKVVRVWDEREIVYPPKRWRYLWEKREKALQIMERLAQFDPHVYGSVARGDVRKDSDIDIVIPYKVPSYLIELALEGIPIQARRIVMATPWHLIKGHIEIDEETTVTFFLTNPTDKELEFYKWGGMVDIWGVKTKQRVPGVNKKLILIIPTEKGHIEREVVGRESEVAKILGVSVELVKERVHILTRRDAIGRTGIYLNEEVPDWMSFEEALKMIADRDPNIRRKVRESGGI
- a CDS encoding cyclase family protein; translation: MMIDLTKTLSEELEVYAGDPGIKIKEWASLEKDGYYMNLLCFGEHSGTHVDAPAHFIKGGKTIDVLPLEKFFGKAVVIDTSDGQGEITIEEVPKTDLEGKIVLFYSGGRELSVELAEFLVNARVKAVGTDGMSIGNEEVHRTLLSAEIPIFENLTNLEKLIGKNFTFIAFPLKIKNGSGSPVRAIALL